The following are from one region of the Salicibibacter kimchii genome:
- a CDS encoding DEAD/DEAH box helicase — MFKINQHDLHPDYIFQAVENPRTYTRGEIYYYNDRVGPVHFFQDEKMTEAAVHGSRGYKCRARFQSNGGLDQVSCSCPAFDSYSGLCKHLVAFLLELDELMSTEEYEQKYSAHQGHRMIDVFKETFKPEQPAAVMEKEMLDVRYELDCHINPFSGIVQDISIRLRAGVSRPYVVKNIKRFIEDVQVGQSHFFTKKFSYQPENHQIAEKDREVLDLLWKISKSEPAGYSMYRQERELDIPDLMVPDLFELLEGRNVDIKSGQTAESVKVDSFHSDARLEFYLQKSSEEDAVELYLKEGNYLFFSTDHRLVQNGESLYRLNQAQATIIQKLLSTMDVQEALTSFSPEEMEPFCSYVLPKLKEIAAVEMDEALTDVIRQYPLNAKMKIDYREEALSAHVTFQYGDTEINPYGEQANDEDINAIIVRDVETEAIIESLLERIPFAQSDEKLMLDDEEEMAVFLFEQLPLLQAYIDIYTTSTVRQMIAPLEKKPSVSLEANEETNWLDVSFSVEGIPSDEVEQLLEALKKNQTYYRLPSGAFLHLQGEEFGNVKNAVDHFAPEKGTLKEEMKVPLYQALSLEEEKAQSFKLSASLRQLMNDVKKPDFVDADPPEAINATLREYQLTGFRWLKTLSHFGLGGILADDMGLGKTLQTITYLQALADENRHMRTLIITPASLSYNWEKEFQRFAPEMNTVVIAGPKAERQKKLEQSSDAQVLITSYPLIQREADIYQSEPFDVLILDEAQAIKNQASKTAQAVRSIQKASAFALTGTPIENRLDELYSIFHTLLPGILGTKKAFKAMQNEEVSKRVRPFILRRMKKDVLTELPEKDEQVQYTNLTDDQKKLYMAQVNRLAKDVDSAIEGDQFQEQRMQILAGLTKLRQICCHPQLVLPDESYKSGKFDRLLEYVEEGLASGRRMVIFSQFTSMLSMIRTAFEERGWLYHYLDGKTPAKERLALTERFNEGEHSLFLVSMKAGGTGLNLTGGDTVILFDTWWNPAVEQQAADRVHRFGQENNVQVIKLIMSGTIEEKMLEMQEQKKALVEEVIQPGEQQLTSLRPEDVKELLSV, encoded by the coding sequence ATGTTTAAAATAAACCAACATGATTTGCATCCGGATTATATTTTTCAAGCCGTGGAAAACCCTAGGACATATACGCGCGGCGAAATCTATTATTACAATGATCGCGTAGGACCTGTGCATTTTTTTCAGGATGAAAAGATGACAGAAGCAGCGGTGCATGGATCGAGGGGCTATAAGTGCCGGGCTAGGTTTCAAAGCAATGGGGGGTTGGACCAGGTGAGCTGTTCTTGTCCGGCGTTTGATTCCTATTCGGGGTTGTGTAAGCACCTCGTCGCGTTTTTGTTGGAACTTGACGAATTAATGTCTACAGAAGAATACGAACAGAAATATAGTGCGCATCAAGGACACCGAATGATCGATGTTTTTAAAGAGACGTTTAAGCCCGAACAGCCGGCTGCCGTCATGGAAAAAGAAATGCTCGATGTCCGTTACGAACTGGACTGTCACATCAATCCGTTTTCCGGTATTGTCCAAGACATTTCCATACGTCTACGTGCCGGCGTGAGCCGTCCCTATGTTGTGAAGAATATTAAACGGTTTATTGAAGACGTACAAGTGGGGCAAAGCCATTTTTTTACGAAAAAATTTAGCTATCAACCGGAAAATCACCAAATTGCCGAAAAAGATCGGGAAGTGTTGGACCTGTTATGGAAAATAAGTAAGAGTGAGCCTGCCGGTTATTCCATGTATAGACAAGAACGTGAGCTCGACATCCCCGATCTGATGGTTCCGGATCTATTCGAGTTGCTGGAAGGAAGAAACGTCGACATTAAATCAGGTCAAACGGCAGAATCTGTCAAGGTTGATTCCTTTCATTCCGACGCTCGTCTTGAATTTTACTTGCAAAAAAGTTCAGAAGAAGATGCGGTCGAATTATATTTAAAGGAAGGAAACTATCTATTTTTCTCTACGGATCATCGGCTTGTGCAAAACGGGGAAAGCCTTTATCGATTGAATCAAGCGCAAGCAACGATTATTCAAAAGCTGTTAAGCACGATGGATGTGCAGGAGGCCTTGACCAGTTTTTCGCCTGAGGAAATGGAACCTTTTTGTTCATATGTGCTGCCGAAATTAAAAGAAATCGCGGCGGTTGAAATGGATGAAGCGCTAACGGATGTGATCCGTCAGTACCCGTTGAATGCGAAAATGAAGATTGACTATCGCGAAGAAGCCCTCAGTGCCCATGTCACTTTTCAGTATGGGGATACAGAGATCAATCCGTACGGGGAGCAAGCGAACGATGAGGATATAAACGCGATCATCGTACGCGATGTGGAAACAGAGGCAATCATTGAATCGTTGCTCGAACGAATCCCGTTCGCGCAATCAGACGAAAAGCTCATGCTCGATGATGAAGAGGAAATGGCAGTTTTTCTGTTTGAACAACTGCCTTTGCTGCAAGCGTATATTGATATTTACACGACGTCGACAGTCAGGCAGATGATCGCTCCCCTTGAGAAAAAACCGAGTGTGTCCCTTGAGGCAAATGAGGAAACGAACTGGCTTGATGTTTCTTTTTCTGTGGAAGGCATTCCTTCCGACGAGGTGGAGCAATTGCTTGAAGCACTGAAAAAGAATCAGACGTATTATCGCCTTCCGAGTGGGGCTTTTCTCCATCTTCAAGGGGAAGAGTTCGGGAATGTAAAAAATGCCGTTGATCATTTTGCCCCTGAAAAAGGGACATTGAAAGAAGAAATGAAGGTCCCTCTTTATCAGGCGCTTTCCCTGGAGGAAGAAAAGGCTCAGTCTTTTAAGTTATCCGCTTCCTTGCGGCAATTAATGAACGATGTCAAAAAGCCGGATTTTGTGGATGCGGATCCTCCTGAGGCGATTAACGCCACGCTTCGGGAGTATCAATTAACCGGGTTTCGTTGGCTGAAAACGTTGTCGCATTTCGGGCTGGGAGGGATACTGGCCGATGATATGGGCCTTGGCAAGACGCTGCAAACCATCACGTATTTGCAAGCGTTGGCGGATGAAAATAGGCATATGCGTACGCTCATCATCACGCCCGCGAGTTTGAGTTATAATTGGGAAAAAGAATTTCAGCGTTTTGCTCCCGAAATGAACACGGTTGTTATCGCGGGACCCAAAGCGGAAAGGCAAAAAAAGCTCGAGCAAAGCTCAGACGCACAAGTGCTTATTACATCTTATCCACTCATTCAACGGGAGGCTGACATCTATCAATCCGAGCCGTTTGATGTACTCATTCTAGACGAGGCCCAGGCGATCAAAAATCAAGCGTCGAAAACGGCGCAAGCGGTACGATCGATCCAAAAGGCGAGTGCGTTTGCCTTGACGGGAACACCGATTGAAAATCGCCTTGACGAGCTCTATTCCATTTTTCATACGCTCCTCCCGGGCATTTTAGGAACGAAAAAAGCGTTTAAGGCCATGCAAAATGAGGAGGTTTCCAAACGCGTGCGCCCCTTTATTTTACGGCGCATGAAGAAGGATGTCCTCACAGAATTGCCGGAAAAGGATGAGCAGGTGCAATACACGAACCTCACCGATGATCAGAAGAAGCTCTACATGGCTCAAGTCAATCGACTAGCAAAGGATGTGGACTCGGCGATCGAGGGAGATCAATTTCAGGAACAGCGCATGCAAATACTTGCCGGGTTAACGAAGCTGCGCCAAATTTGTTGTCATCCCCAGCTTGTTTTGCCGGATGAGTCCTATAAATCCGGGAAGTTCGACCGGCTGTTGGAATACGTGGAGGAAGGGCTCGCTTCGGGGCGGCGAATGGTGATTTTCTCTCAATTTACATCGATGCTTTCCATGATCCGCACCGCTTTCGAAGAACGAGGCTGGTTATATCATTACCTAGATGGCAAAACGCCGGCTAAGGAAAGATTGGCACTCACCGAACGTTTTAACGAAGGAGAACACTCGCTCTTTTTAGTATCGATGAAAGCTGGCGGTACCGGTTTAAATTTAACCGGCGGCGACACGGTCATCCTTTTTGACACATGGTGGAACCCGGCGGTGGAACAGCAGGCGGCGGACCGCGTTCACCGTTTCGGGCAAGAGAACAATGTTCAGGTGATCAAACTAATTATGTCCGGAACGATCGAAGAAAAAATGCTGGAGATGCAGGAACAAAAGAAAGCTTTGGTGGAAGAGGTTATCCAGCCGGGAGAACAACAGCTCACGAGCTTACGGCCGGAGGATGTGAAAGAATTGCTGAGTGTTTAA
- a CDS encoding MATE family efflux transporter yields the protein MNNQQDFTQGNILKPLIVFSGPIMLTNLLQTSFQFTDSLWVGNLLGEAALGAVAVSSTIIFTMLSFVIGLNNASLTILSQQKGMENDGGLKRYLNAFVVVLSILSLSLGVAGTFFAEELLRLLGTPEGMMAPATAYLQINFLGMIFLFGYNFIATTLRAMGDSKTPIRFVFIAVILNIVLDPLLIAGLNMGIEGAAYATILSQGSAFLYGLFFVLRRGLAPFTIPSLPKKIEVGLILRLGIPSGMQMAVISAGVAAIMSVVTTFGEDVVAGFSAAQRLDSLIMLPAMALGTAVNSMAGQNIGVGNWSRVNAITKYAVMYNFAVMVGIGLLIVIFAEYGIQMFIRDEEAVEFGTRYLQIVALCYPFLGINFVLNGIVRASGAMYQVLVLNIISFWVLRYPLTSLFSNLFGDTGIALGMGVSFMLGSLAAYLYYRFGKWRDKELFKEE from the coding sequence ATGAACAATCAGCAAGATTTCACACAAGGAAATATTCTCAAGCCGTTGATTGTTTTCTCTGGACCAATCATGCTCACGAACCTTTTGCAAACGTCCTTTCAATTTACGGATAGCTTATGGGTCGGGAATTTGTTGGGGGAGGCTGCGTTGGGCGCGGTAGCAGTTTCCAGTACGATCATATTTACAATGCTCTCGTTTGTCATCGGGCTGAACAATGCATCGCTGACGATTCTTTCTCAACAAAAAGGAATGGAAAACGATGGAGGGCTCAAGCGTTATCTGAACGCATTTGTCGTCGTTCTATCCATTTTATCATTATCATTGGGCGTGGCAGGTACTTTTTTTGCCGAAGAACTCTTACGCTTGCTCGGAACGCCGGAAGGCATGATGGCACCAGCCACCGCTTATTTGCAAATTAATTTTCTCGGCATGATTTTTCTATTCGGGTATAACTTTATCGCAACAACGTTGCGAGCAATGGGCGATAGCAAGACCCCGATACGATTTGTCTTTATCGCGGTCATACTTAATATTGTGTTGGATCCTTTGCTCATTGCCGGCTTGAACATGGGCATCGAAGGAGCGGCTTACGCAACCATCCTTTCCCAAGGCAGCGCCTTTTTGTATGGCCTATTTTTCGTGTTACGTCGGGGGCTCGCGCCTTTTACGATTCCTTCCTTGCCGAAAAAAATCGAAGTCGGTTTAATCCTCCGGTTAGGCATCCCTTCAGGGATGCAGATGGCGGTAATCTCCGCGGGGGTGGCCGCGATCATGAGCGTAGTGACCACCTTTGGAGAAGATGTGGTCGCAGGATTTAGCGCCGCGCAGCGTTTGGACAGCTTGATTATGCTGCCCGCAATGGCACTGGGAACAGCGGTGAATAGTATGGCCGGACAAAACATCGGCGTTGGAAATTGGTCACGGGTGAATGCAATCACTAAATATGCGGTGATGTATAATTTTGCTGTCATGGTTGGGATCGGCTTATTGATCGTCATCTTCGCCGAGTACGGCATTCAAATGTTTATCCGGGACGAGGAAGCCGTGGAGTTTGGAACAAGATATTTACAAATCGTCGCCCTTTGCTATCCGTTTCTCGGCATTAATTTTGTATTGAATGGCATCGTGCGCGCATCGGGCGCGATGTATCAAGTGCTCGTACTGAATATCATTTCATTCTGGGTGTTGCGCTACCCGTTGACAAGTTTATTTTCCAATTTATTCGGGGATACAGGGATCGCACTTGGTATGGGCGTCAGTTTCATGTTGGGCAGCTTGGCCGCCTATCTGTATTATCGATTTGGAAAATGGCGCGACAAGGAATTGTTTAAAGAAGAATGA
- a CDS encoding C45 family autoproteolytic acyltransferase/hydolase, with protein sequence MKQIHSDIIQFRGSHYDFGYYQGEKLKGSLSVKNRENQWKVRAPRFMINIDEAKEAITAFAPGVWEELLGLQDALEWPLERVLKEYGGYRVNSAPSGCSVFAGNDYLVRNYDYHPKTYDGRFLFFQPTDQGYAIAGPSQRITGRMDGINEKGLVVAYNLTNRKKSGAGFICSMIGRLLLEACANVEEAMEMAKELPHRHSFSYLVYDAKGEMFVIEASPRGVNTRKATACTNHFDIQTRENRFHLEDSKQRLETMQKNANRNAHDAFRLLNDTKQPIFSDRYKSWAGTIHTSAYFPKEKHVWMALGGDREPMAFDFSNWLEGVDVAQNRLNGEVNTDLPFLHMDEGADWFRKNK encoded by the coding sequence ATGAAGCAAATACACAGCGATATCATTCAATTTCGTGGATCCCACTATGATTTCGGATACTACCAAGGGGAGAAGTTAAAAGGTTCCTTGTCCGTCAAAAATCGGGAGAATCAATGGAAGGTGCGGGCACCACGGTTTATGATCAACATCGATGAGGCGAAAGAGGCAATCACCGCGTTCGCACCCGGTGTATGGGAGGAATTGCTCGGGTTGCAGGATGCGCTGGAATGGCCGTTGGAACGAGTGTTGAAGGAATACGGAGGGTATCGTGTGAACAGCGCGCCGTCTGGTTGTTCTGTGTTCGCAGGCAATGATTATCTCGTCCGTAATTACGACTATCACCCCAAGACTTACGACGGCCGCTTTCTTTTTTTCCAACCGACAGATCAAGGGTACGCGATCGCCGGTCCGAGTCAGCGGATCACCGGGCGGATGGACGGCATCAACGAAAAAGGGCTTGTCGTGGCGTATAACCTAACGAATCGAAAGAAATCGGGCGCCGGGTTTATTTGCAGCATGATCGGGCGGTTGCTTTTGGAAGCTTGCGCGAATGTGGAAGAAGCCATGGAGATGGCAAAAGAACTCCCTCATCGTCACTCGTTTAGTTATCTCGTTTATGATGCAAAGGGAGAAATGTTCGTTATTGAAGCATCTCCGAGAGGTGTCAACACCCGGAAGGCAACAGCGTGCACGAATCATTTTGACATTCAAACACGGGAAAATCGCTTTCATCTCGAAGATTCGAAACAACGATTGGAAACGATGCAAAAAAATGCCAACCGAAATGCTCACGATGCATTTCGGTTACTCAACGATACAAAACAACCGATTTTTTCCGATCGCTATAAAAGTTGGGCAGGGACGATTCATACGTCTGCTTATTTTCCAAAAGAAAAGCACGTTTGGATGGCTTTGGGTGGCGACCGCGAACCGATGGCCTTTGATTTTTCAAACTGGCTTGAAGGCGTTGATGTGGCCCAGAACCGCCTTAACGGAGAGGTAAACACGGATCTGCCATTTTTACACATGGATGAAGGAGCCGATTGGTTTAGAAAAAATAAATAA
- a CDS encoding ATP-binding cassette domain-containing protein: MIDVQNLKKSYKSFQAVNNSNFHVEKGEIFGFLGPNGAGKSTTINILSTMLQPTGGSVTINGYDVVNHQNRVRESIGIIFQQNTLDEKLTAKENLTLHCKFYGVPRAKRKARIREVLEIVDLTESINTLVEKFSGGMQRRLEIARGLLHYPKVLFLDEPTVGLDPQTRAHVWEYILKLKEKENITMFLTTHYLDEAEISDRIAIMDHGNIIAIDTPKKLKQQLGGDIIEITTTDNETAMKEIEAGFDVIDLSLKEGVIHCKVENSDAFVSTFIKTLQTPLTGLDIRKPTLNDVFLSFTGREIRD; this comes from the coding sequence TTGATCGACGTGCAAAACTTAAAAAAATCCTATAAATCGTTTCAAGCCGTGAACAATAGTAATTTTCATGTTGAAAAAGGTGAAATTTTTGGCTTTCTCGGTCCGAATGGGGCAGGGAAGAGCACCACGATTAACATTTTATCGACGATGCTGCAGCCGACGGGCGGGTCGGTGACGATCAACGGCTATGATGTGGTGAACCATCAAAACCGGGTGCGCGAGAGCATCGGGATTATTTTTCAGCAAAACACGTTGGATGAGAAATTAACCGCCAAGGAGAACCTAACGCTTCATTGTAAATTTTATGGTGTACCTCGCGCGAAGCGAAAGGCACGCATTCGCGAAGTGTTGGAAATCGTGGATCTTACGGAGAGCATCAATACGCTTGTGGAGAAGTTTTCCGGCGGTATGCAACGCCGGCTGGAAATCGCCCGCGGATTGCTCCATTATCCGAAAGTGCTGTTTCTCGATGAACCGACCGTTGGGTTGGACCCGCAAACGCGGGCACATGTATGGGAGTACATATTAAAATTGAAGGAAAAAGAAAACATTACGATGTTTTTAACGACGCATTATTTGGATGAAGCGGAAATTAGCGATCGCATCGCAATTATGGATCATGGGAACATCATTGCCATCGACACGCCGAAAAAGCTTAAACAACAGCTCGGTGGCGATATTATCGAAATTACGACGACAGATAATGAAACAGCGATGAAAGAGATTGAAGCGGGGTTTGATGTCATCGATTTATCGCTAAAAGAAGGCGTTATCCATTGTAAAGTTGAAAACAGCGATGCGTTTGTGTCCACGTTTATTAAAACATTGCAAACACCGCTCACGGGATTGGATATTCGTAAACCAACATTAAATGATGTTTTTCTCTCCTTTACAGGGCGGGAAATCCGAGATTAA
- a CDS encoding ABC transporter permease — protein sequence MEGIIAIWQRDMIKFFRDRPRMIGSFSMPILFLIVFGVGMGGAMESLVASGTGTEDFNYVEFIFPGIISMTLLMTSIFSSLSVIQDRDFGYMREILVSPVSRVNIAIGKMLGSASVAFVQGVMMLVLMPFLGITIDFVSFLQLLPVMFMIACAFASLGLLVASLLNSMQGFQLVVNILVMPMIFMSGALFPLNNMPGWVDFLVTLNPVTYGVDLMKHIMIDVENLSSMVREEMGLNLTFFGQPVTTAGEVIFLLGFTALLILLATLTFRRKN from the coding sequence GTGGAAGGCATTATCGCCATTTGGCAAAGAGATATGATTAAGTTTTTTAGAGACCGTCCACGTATGATCGGCTCCTTTTCGATGCCGATTTTATTTTTGATTGTTTTTGGTGTTGGCATGGGCGGTGCCATGGAATCGTTGGTGGCCTCGGGCACCGGTACGGAAGATTTTAATTACGTCGAATTTATTTTTCCCGGCATTATCTCGATGACGCTCCTTATGACTTCTATTTTTTCCTCACTTTCAGTGATTCAGGATCGCGATTTCGGGTATATGCGCGAAATTCTTGTTTCACCGGTTTCAAGGGTGAATATCGCGATCGGCAAAATGTTAGGATCCGCGTCCGTTGCTTTTGTTCAAGGGGTCATGATGCTGGTGCTCATGCCATTTCTCGGTATAACCATCGATTTCGTTTCTTTTTTACAACTGTTGCCGGTAATGTTTATGATCGCATGCGCGTTTGCTTCCCTTGGGTTGCTGGTGGCGAGTCTGTTGAACTCCATGCAAGGGTTTCAACTTGTCGTCAATATATTGGTTATGCCGATGATTTTTATGTCCGGCGCCCTGTTCCCGCTGAATAATATGCCGGGATGGGTTGATTTTCTTGTCACGTTGAACCCGGTCACGTACGGTGTCGATCTAATGAAGCACATCATGATTGATGTCGAGAATTTGAGTTCGATGGTGCGGGAAGAAATGGGATTGAATCTAACGTTTTTCGGGCAGCCGGTTACGACAGCCGGAGAAGTGATCTTTTTGCTTGGTTTCACTGCCCTGTTGATTCTTCTAGCCACGCTTACCTTTAGGCGTAAAAATTAA
- a CDS encoding flavodoxin family protein translates to MKNIKALFLNCSLKGSEDVSNTQSLMDELAEVLKTNQVECESVRIADYHVAYGITTDAGGGDQWPEILTKIKHADIVMVGTPLWIGEKSSIAKKVLERINGSVNLTNEKGQSIFYDKVGGVVVTGNEDGAKNAAASIVFALNYMGFTMPPEPVAYWTGEAGPGPSFIEEEGIKNEFTAGQVETMAYNLVHMARMIRQNPIPAEGNVKG, encoded by the coding sequence GTGAAGAATATCAAGGCACTTTTCTTAAATTGTTCATTAAAAGGAAGTGAGGACGTTTCCAATACGCAGTCGTTAATGGATGAATTGGCAGAGGTGCTCAAAACGAATCAAGTAGAATGTGAAAGCGTACGGATTGCCGATTACCACGTGGCCTACGGCATTACGACTGATGCAGGAGGTGGCGATCAATGGCCGGAGATCCTTACAAAAATCAAGCATGCGGATATCGTTATGGTTGGCACGCCACTCTGGATCGGGGAAAAGAGCAGCATAGCTAAAAAAGTGTTGGAACGAATAAATGGTAGTGTAAACCTCACAAATGAAAAAGGCCAATCTATATTTTACGATAAAGTAGGCGGCGTTGTCGTCACAGGCAATGAAGATGGTGCTAAGAATGCAGCAGCTTCCATTGTTTTTGCTTTGAATTACATGGGCTTTACCATGCCCCCGGAACCCGTCGCCTATTGGACAGGCGAAGCCGGCCCGGGCCCCTCTTTTATTGAAGAAGAAGGGATCAAAAACGAATTCACCGCAGGACAGGTAGAAACGATGGCCTATAACTTGGTACACATGGCAAGGATGATTAGGCAAAACCCTATCCCGGCGGAAGGGAATGTGAAAGGATAA
- a CDS encoding DUF488 domain-containing protein, producing the protein MPIAIKRIYKEMEKPDGFRILIDRVWPRGVSKEKAYIDEWVKEVGPSKALRQWFQHDPEKFQAFKVEYKNELQENEQQHEALERLKTLTKTHEKNITLIFAAKEETYNHARVLKEILDRQLFTP; encoded by the coding sequence ATGCCAATTGCGATCAAACGTATCTACAAGGAAATGGAAAAGCCAGACGGATTCCGTATCCTCATCGATCGCGTCTGGCCGCGTGGCGTTTCAAAAGAGAAAGCGTATATCGATGAATGGGTGAAGGAAGTAGGGCCATCGAAAGCATTGCGGCAATGGTTTCAACACGACCCGGAAAAATTCCAAGCATTTAAAGTAGAATACAAAAATGAACTACAGGAAAATGAACAACAACACGAAGCGTTGGAGCGGTTAAAAACGCTCACCAAGACGCACGAAAAAAACATCACCCTCATCTTCGCGGCCAAGGAAGAGACATATAACCATGCGCGCGTCCTAAAAGAAATATTGGACAGGCAGTTGTTCACCCCATGA
- a CDS encoding R2-like ligand-binding oxidase has translation MEEGVHMTDKPFKTTSAAGIQEDSLPFKLFQKAKRFGVWNPADLDFTQDKKDWETFSEQQKEGTLRLISQFQGGEEAVTRDLLPLIMTISNEGRLEEEMFLTTFLFEEAKHTEFFRIVLNELGIYRDLTEYHSDTYRKIFNDILPSSMERLVHDQSPEAVAEAATVYNMFVEGVLAETGYYGFFRSLQHINAMPALLEGVGNLKRDESRHIAYGTFLLQRIISEHHHIYDLVIKKMEELTPLAIQINQEGMEDDSEEEKRNTMNFTQKQLSTRMQILGRSRDKRLEEIYKQREDEVGMEEADAVK, from the coding sequence ATAGAGGAGGGCGTTCACATGACTGACAAACCTTTCAAAACGACGAGCGCGGCCGGCATTCAAGAGGATTCCTTGCCATTTAAACTTTTTCAAAAAGCAAAACGTTTTGGGGTTTGGAATCCGGCTGATTTGGATTTCACGCAGGATAAGAAGGATTGGGAAACATTTAGCGAGCAGCAAAAGGAAGGGACGCTACGGCTGATTTCGCAATTTCAAGGTGGAGAAGAAGCGGTCACGAGGGATTTACTTCCGTTAATCATGACGATTTCCAATGAAGGGCGCCTTGAAGAAGAAATGTTTTTAACAACATTTTTATTTGAAGAGGCCAAGCACACTGAATTTTTCAGAATAGTCCTAAATGAACTGGGGATATATCGGGATTTGACGGAATATCATTCAGACACCTATCGAAAAATATTCAATGACATCCTTCCTTCTTCGATGGAACGGCTCGTGCATGATCAATCCCCGGAAGCAGTGGCGGAAGCGGCAACGGTTTACAACATGTTCGTAGAAGGCGTGTTGGCCGAAACGGGATACTATGGTTTTTTTCGGTCATTACAACACATAAACGCGATGCCGGCGTTATTGGAAGGGGTCGGCAATTTAAAAAGAGATGAAAGCCGCCATATTGCCTATGGAACGTTTTTGTTGCAACGTATCATCAGCGAGCACCACCACATTTATGATTTAGTTATAAAAAAAATGGAAGAATTAACCCCGCTCGCGATTCAGATTAATCAGGAAGGTATGGAAGATGACAGTGAAGAGGAAAAACGAAATACGATGAACTTCACGCAAAAACAGTTGTCCACGCGCATGCAAATTTTAGGCAGGTCCCGTGACAAAAGGCTTGAAGAGATCTATAAGCAGAGGGAAGACGAAGTAGGGATGGAAGAAGCGGATGCTGTGAAGTAA
- a CDS encoding short chain dehydrogenase → MKILLVGANGTIGSNIYDRLKQDHEIIRAGRNGADAQVDITDEASIRDMYEKTGNVDAVINASGSAGFAPISELTPEKNETAINSKMKGQINLVLLGLPYVNDGGSFTLTSGVMMDDPIPQGSSAAMANGAIRSFVTSAAIEMPRGIRINSVSPSLLQESAERIGHLFAGFEPVPGDKVALAYQKSVEGMQTGQSYEIYR, encoded by the coding sequence ATGAAAATACTATTGGTTGGTGCCAACGGAACGATCGGAAGCAACATATACGATCGTCTGAAACAAGATCACGAGATCATTCGCGCGGGCAGGAACGGCGCGGATGCTCAGGTGGATATCACCGATGAAGCCAGCATTCGCGACATGTATGAAAAAACAGGCAATGTAGATGCCGTCATTAACGCCTCCGGCAGCGCCGGTTTTGCTCCGATCTCGGAATTGACACCAGAGAAAAATGAAACAGCCATCAACAGTAAGATGAAAGGCCAAATCAACCTCGTTCTGCTTGGCCTTCCATATGTTAACGATGGCGGTAGTTTTACCTTAACATCCGGCGTTATGATGGATGATCCTATCCCGCAAGGATCCTCTGCCGCCATGGCTAATGGAGCTATTCGTTCATTTGTGACCTCTGCCGCGATTGAAATGCCCCGGGGCATTCGCATTAACAGTGTAAGCCCGAGCCTATTGCAAGAATCCGCAGAGCGAATCGGCCATCTATTTGCCGGCTTTGAGCCCGTTCCCGGAGACAAAGTGGCACTCGCTTATCAAAAAAGTGTCGAGGGCATGCAAACAGGGCAAAGTTATGAGATTTATCGCTAA
- a CDS encoding TetR/AcrR family transcriptional regulator yields the protein MPKKINHAERKNQIVEATFRIIHYLGFENTTLREIAKEANLSLGSVQHFFPKQKDIYMFAMDVIHQRFQERMEKVVQVDNWTFEDAVRMIKQIVQVNTEEERIENDIWIKFSMMATMNQDYHEQKNKFREVNFNFAEDILINLHKNGYIETSINMKEQANALIIFIHGLVFESVIYADLYNNQVVEKEIREYLQKTCQ from the coding sequence ATGCCGAAAAAAATCAATCATGCCGAAAGAAAAAATCAAATTGTAGAAGCAACGTTCCGCATCATTCATTATTTAGGTTTCGAAAACACGACTTTGCGGGAAATTGCCAAAGAAGCAAACTTATCCTTAGGTTCTGTTCAACATTTTTTTCCAAAACAAAAAGACATCTATATGTTCGCCATGGATGTCATTCATCAAAGATTTCAGGAAAGAATGGAAAAAGTAGTACAAGTGGATAACTGGACGTTTGAGGATGCCGTTCGTATGATTAAGCAGATTGTTCAAGTTAATACGGAAGAAGAAAGGATTGAGAATGATATATGGATTAAATTTTCGATGATGGCAACGATGAACCAAGATTACCACGAGCAAAAGAATAAATTTCGGGAAGTAAACTTTAATTTCGCCGAGGATATATTAATAAACCTTCATAAAAACGGATATATTGAAACATCTATAAATATGAAAGAACAAGCAAATGCGTTAATTATATTCATCCATGGCTTAGTATTTGAATCTGTCATTTATGCGGACTTGTATAACAATCAAGTTGTTGAAAAAGAAATCAGGGAATATTTACAAAAGACGTGTCAGTGA